Genomic DNA from Modestobacter versicolor:
GCCCGAGCCGTTCCGCAGCCGGGCGCTGGAGGGCCGCCGCGCGGCCGAGCCGCCGGCCGAGCTGACCGACGAGGACCACGACGGGCTGGCCAAGGAGCCGCGGACCACGCTCAACCGGCTGCTGTTCCCCGGGCCGACCAAGGAGTTCCAGGCCCACCGGGACACCTACGGCGACACCTCGGTGCTGCCCAGCAAGGAGTTCCTCTACGGGCTGCGCACCAACACCGAGCACTCGGTCGACCTGGAGCCCGGCGTCCGGCTGCTGATCGGCATCGAGGCGGTCTCCGACGCCGACGAGCGCGGCATGCGCACGGTCATGTGCACGCTCAACGGCCAGCTGCGGCCGGTCAGCGTGCGGGACCGGTCCGTCTCGGCCGACGTCCAGCCCACCGAGAAGGCCGACCGGAGCGACCCGGACCAGGTGGCCGCGCCGTTCGCCGGGGTGGTCACCCTCTCGGTGGCGGAGGGCGACGAGGTCGCGGCCGGTGCGCAGGTCGGCACCATCGAGGCGATGAAGATGGAGGCCTCGATCACCGCGCCCAAGGCCGGCACGGTGAAGCGGGTGGCGATCAGCGCCGTCCAGCAGGTCGAGGGCGGCGACCTGCTCGTCGTCCTGGGCTGAGCCCGGCCGCCGGGGGGCGTTTCCCAGGCGACACACAGGCGAGGTAGGAAAGTCCGCGTGAGCGCACCTGCACCACGGACCACCACCCGGTCGGCGTCCAGCCACCTCATCGCCCAGCTGTCCGCGCAGGCCCGGCGGGTGCTGCAGACCGAGGCGGCCTCCGCCGGGCTGCTCGTCGCCGCGACCGTGCTGGCGATGGTCTGGGCCAACTCGCCCTGGGGCGACTCCTACGACCGGTTCTGGCACACCGAGCTGTCGCTGAGCTTCGGGTCGACCGGCGTCGCGATGGACCTGCGGCACTGGGTCAACGACGGCCTGATGTGCTTCTTCTTCTTCCTGATCGGCATGGAGGTCCGCCGCGAGCTGCAGATGGGCGAGCTGACCCAACGCAGCCGGCTGTCGGTCCCGGCGATCGCGGCGCTGGCCGGCCTGGTGCTGCCGGCGGCCGTCTACCTCGCCTTCAACGCCGGCGGGCCGGGCGCCAACGGCTGGGGCATCCCGATCGCCACCGACACCGCCTTCCTGCTCGGTGCCCTGGCGCTGGCCGGTCCGCGGGCCTCCACCCAGCTGCGGGTCTTCCTGCTCTCCCTGTCGGTGGTCGACGACATCGGGGCGCTGACCGTGATCGCGGTCTTCTACTCCGAGGAGATCGACCTGACCGCGCTGGCGATCGCGGCGCTGTGCATCCTCGCCTTCCAGGTGCTCGCCCGGCTGCAGGTGTGGCGGGGGCCGGCCTACTTCGCCGTCGGCGTGGCGATGTGGCTGGCGATGAACGCCTCGGGGGTGCACGCCACCATCGGCGGTGTCGTCCTCGGCCTGCTGGTCAGCGCCTACCCGCCGCGGCGGGAGGAGGTCGAGTCGGCCGGGGTGCTGGCCCGCGCGTTCCGGCAGTCGCCGCAGGTCTCGCTGGCGCGGCAGGCGAAGCTGTCGGTGGAGCGGGCCATCTCGCCCAACGAGCGGATCGGCGCGCTGCTGGTGCCGTGGAGCGGGTACGTCGTCGTCCCGGTGTTCGCGCTGGCCAACGCCGGGGTGCACTTCAGCAGCGACCTGGTCGCCCGCGCGGTCACCTCGCCGGTGACCATCGGGGTGTTCCTCGCCCTGGTCGTCGGCAAGCTGGTCGGCGTCGGTGGTGCGGCGACGCTCGCGGTCCGGGTGGGGATGGGCAAGCTGCCCCCGGGCGTCCCGCTCAGCAGCGTGTGGGGTGGGGCGGCGCTGTCCGGGCTGGGCTTCACCGTCTCGCTGTTCGTCGCCGACCTGGCCTTCCCGGACACCGACCTGCGCGACGAGGCGATGGTCGGGATCCTGGCCGCCGCCGTGGTCTCCGCGGCGCTGGGCATGGGCCTGTTCCGGCTGCTGGCCCGGCGCGACCCGGTGCAGCAGCCGATGGGCGCCCGGCGGCTCGACCCGCCGGTCGACCCGGAGCGCGACCACGTCCGCGGCCCGGTCGACGCCCCGCTGGAGCTCGTCGAGTTCGGCGGCCTGGAGTGCCCGTTCTGCGGCCGGGCCACCGGCGTCGTCGAGGAGCTCCGCCACCGCTTCGGCGACGACCTGCGCTACGTCTTCCGGCACCTGCCGCTGCCCGAGGTGCACCCGCACGGCGAGCTGGCCGCGGAGGCGACCGAGGCCGCCGGCGCGCAGGGCGCCTTCTGGGCGATGCACGACCGGCTCTTCGCCCACCAGGACCAGCTCGAGGCCGGTGAGCTGCTCGACCACGCCGCCGCCCTCGGCCTGGACCTCGGCCGGTTCGCCCAGGACCTCGGCGACGGCACCTTCTCGGCCCGGGTCCGGGAGGACGTCGCCTCCGCCGAGGCCAGCGGGGTGGGCGGCACGCCGACCTTCTTCGTCAACGGCGTCCGGCACACTGGGCCCACCGACACCGACGCGCTGGCCGCCGCCCTGCTGGACAGCGACCCGCGCGGCCCGCGGCACCAGGAGCTGCCGGCCCCGGTCGACGAGCCGGGTGCGCGGACGACGGTCGTGCTGTCGCCGCCGGCCCGGCTGCCGGGGATGACCAAGGTGCCCGGCCAGCACTTCGAGGAGTCGCCGGACGACGGCTCGACGCCGCGGCTGAGCGAGGAGCACCTGCGGGAGTTCGCGCGGGTCGGGCGGCGGGTGCGCACCCAGCCCGGGCAGGTGCTGCTGCGGTCCGGGGCGGCCGAGTACGACTTCTTCGTGGTCCTGTCCGGGTCGATCGCGATCGTCGAGGGACCGCTGGAGGGCGTGGACGGCGCGGCACCCCGGGTGATCGCGGTGCACGGGTCGGGCCGGTTCCTCGGCGGGCTCAACCAGCTGGCCGGGCAGCGGCCGGTGCGGTCGCTGGTGGCCGCCGAGGCCGGCGAGGTGCTGGTGGTGACCCTGGAGCGGCTGCGCTCGCTGCTGGCCCGCAACCGCGAGCTGGGCGACCTGGTCACCCGGTCCTTCCTGCTCCGGCGGGCGATGCTGATCGGCCAGGCGAGCGGGCTGCGGGTGGTCGGCGACCGGCGGTGGCCGGCCAGCGTCGAGCTGCGCGCCCGGCTGGAGGAGGACGGCATCGCCCACCAGTGGCTCGACCCGGCCGACGACGCGGTGGCCCGGCGGCTGCTGGTCGAGGCCGGGGCCGACGCCGGGGAGGCCCCGATCGTGATCCGCGCCGACGGGCGGGTGCTGGTCGACCCGACCCGCGAGGACCTGCTGCAGGCGGCCGGCGCCGCGACCCGCGACCTCACCACCACCTGACGTGCGCGCCCTCGACGAGGAGCTCGCCGACCTGGTCGACCACTACCGGTGGTTCGCCGAGGTCGAGGCGGCACAGGTGTCCCCGCGCTACGCGGAGCTGGCGGCGGCCGTCGCCGGGGACGCCGGCGTGCTGGCCTTCCTGGGCACCCTGCCGCGCCCCAAGCGCCAGGCGAACCTGCTGCTCGGGGCCCTGTCGTACCTGCACGGCGGCCCGCCGCGCGACGGCGCCGAGCTGCGCGACCGGGTGCTCGGCGACACCGGCCGGCTGCGGACGACGATGCTGGCCCGGGCCACCCAGACCAACGAGGCGGCCCGCTGCGCCGCGCTGCTGCCGGTGCTCGCCGGCCTGCCCGGGCCGCTGGCGCTGGTCGAGGTCGGCGCGTCGGCCGGGCTGTGCCTGTACCCGGACCGGTACGGCTACGACTACGACGGCGTCCGGGTCGGGCCGCCCAGCGCCGTCCAGCTGCGCTGCCGGGTGACCGGACCAGGGCCGGTGCCCCGCGCCGTGCCGGAGGTCGTCGCCCGCGCCGGGATCGACCTGAACCCGCTGGACCCCGCCGACCCGGACGACGTGGCGTGGCTGCAGGCGCTGATCTGGCCCGGCATGGACGAGCGCCGCGACCGGCTGACCGCGGCCGCCGCGATCGCCGCCCGGGAGCCGGCCACGCTGGTGCGCGGCGACCTGCTGGCCGAGCTCCCCGCCCTGGTCGCCGGCCTGCCCGCCGGCTGCACCGTCGTCGTGCTGCACACCGCCGTGCTGGCCTACCTGCCGGCCGACGCCCGGGACGCGTTCGTCGAGCTGGTCACCGGGCTGCCGGTGCGCTGGGTGTCGCAGGAGGGGGTCGGCGTGCTGCCCGGGGTCCGCGGCCGGCTGCCGGAGCCGCCCGCCGACGACGAGTCGCGGTTCCTGCTCGCCCTGGACGGTCAGCCGCTGGCGTACACCGCCCCGCACGGCGGCACGGTCGACTGGCTGCCCGCCGCCGCTGCGCTGCGCTGAGCGGTCAGGCCGACCAGGTGGTGTTCGGCGGGCGGACGTAGTCGATGGTGTGCGGGACGAAGAAGGACAGGTCGTCGGTGATCAGCCCGTCTGACTCCCGGATGCCCAGCCCGGCCGCCTCGCCGTCGACCACCCACGTCCCGAGCACCGGGTGGTGCGGGCCGTCGGGGCCGGCGAAGTCGGGCAGCGGGGCCAGCTGCTGCACGATCCAGCCCTCGGCGCCGTAGCGGCCGCCCAGCGCGGCCAGCGTCTCCCCACCGGGCGCGATCAGCTCGACGTTGTTGCCCTCGCGGCCGAACAGCGGCTTGCGGGCGAAGCCGACCTCGGCCAGCTCGCCGGCCCGCGGGTCGTCGGCGAAGAACGCCGGCAGCAGGTGCCGGGAGATCACCGGGTCGTGCTCGTACCGCTGCCACAGCACCGGGAGCAGGCCCTTGTTCGACCAGAGCATCTTCCAGATCGGCTCGACCCACGTCGTCCCGCCCGGCCGGCGGATGTCGGCGATCACCGACGGGCCGTACTCGTCCTGGACCAGCCACTCCCAGGGGTAGAGCTTGAAGACGACGTCGAGCCGGTTGCCCTTGGGGTCGTAGAACCGGGCGTCGCCGGTGTCCAGCCCCAGCTCCTCGGTGGTCAGCACGATCGCCTCGTAGCCGGCCCGCTGCACGCAGTCGGCCATGTAGGCGACGGTCATCCAGTCCTCGCCGCTGGTGTCGCCCTCGGTCCAGGCCAGGTGCACCTTCGGACGGCGCCGGTAGTGGGCCTCCCAGCGCGACAGGTTCCGCTGCCAGGCGGCCACCAGCCGGTCGTCGAGCTGGTTCCACTGGTCCTTGCCCTGGCCGGTCTCCAGGTGCCAGGCCCACTGCACGACCGCGGCCTCGACCAG
This window encodes:
- the nhaA gene encoding Na+/H+ antiporter NhaA, producing MSAPAPRTTTRSASSHLIAQLSAQARRVLQTEAASAGLLVAATVLAMVWANSPWGDSYDRFWHTELSLSFGSTGVAMDLRHWVNDGLMCFFFFLIGMEVRRELQMGELTQRSRLSVPAIAALAGLVLPAAVYLAFNAGGPGANGWGIPIATDTAFLLGALALAGPRASTQLRVFLLSLSVVDDIGALTVIAVFYSEEIDLTALAIAALCILAFQVLARLQVWRGPAYFAVGVAMWLAMNASGVHATIGGVVLGLLVSAYPPRREEVESAGVLARAFRQSPQVSLARQAKLSVERAISPNERIGALLVPWSGYVVVPVFALANAGVHFSSDLVARAVTSPVTIGVFLALVVGKLVGVGGAATLAVRVGMGKLPPGVPLSSVWGGAALSGLGFTVSLFVADLAFPDTDLRDEAMVGILAAAVVSAALGMGLFRLLARRDPVQQPMGARRLDPPVDPERDHVRGPVDAPLELVEFGGLECPFCGRATGVVEELRHRFGDDLRYVFRHLPLPEVHPHGELAAEATEAAGAQGAFWAMHDRLFAHQDQLEAGELLDHAAALGLDLGRFAQDLGDGTFSARVREDVASAEASGVGGTPTFFVNGVRHTGPTDTDALAAALLDSDPRGPRHQELPAPVDEPGARTTVVLSPPARLPGMTKVPGQHFEESPDDGSTPRLSEEHLREFARVGRRVRTQPGQVLLRSGAAEYDFFVVLSGSIAIVEGPLEGVDGAAPRVIAVHGSGRFLGGLNQLAGQRPVRSLVAAEAGEVLVVTLERLRSLLARNRELGDLVTRSFLLRRAMLIGQASGLRVVGDRRWPASVELRARLEEDGIAHQWLDPADDAVARRLLVEAGADAGEAPIVIRADGRVLVDPTREDLLQAAGAATRDLTTT
- a CDS encoding DUF2332 domain-containing protein, translated to MRALDEELADLVDHYRWFAEVEAAQVSPRYAELAAAVAGDAGVLAFLGTLPRPKRQANLLLGALSYLHGGPPRDGAELRDRVLGDTGRLRTTMLARATQTNEAARCAALLPVLAGLPGPLALVEVGASAGLCLYPDRYGYDYDGVRVGPPSAVQLRCRVTGPGPVPRAVPEVVARAGIDLNPLDPADPDDVAWLQALIWPGMDERRDRLTAAAAIAAREPATLVRGDLLAELPALVAGLPAGCTVVVLHTAVLAYLPADARDAFVELVTGLPVRWVSQEGVGVLPGVRGRLPEPPADDESRFLLALDGQPLAYTAPHGGTVDWLPAAAALR
- a CDS encoding glutathionylspermidine synthase family protein; translation: MRRLYGKARLGWEAEIESQGLVYNKTTLPGGDSRSYWREDVFYDFTSAEVDQLAETTDQLFAACVEAGELALSDERLLDRMRIPHDARDVIRATWDYEPPSVYGRFDLRWDGTGRPKLLEFNADTPTSLVEAAVVQWAWHLETGQGKDQWNQLDDRLVAAWQRNLSRWEAHYRRRPKVHLAWTEGDTSGEDWMTVAYMADCVQRAGYEAIVLTTEELGLDTGDARFYDPKGNRLDVVFKLYPWEWLVQDEYGPSVIADIRRPGGTTWVEPIWKMLWSNKGLLPVLWQRYEHDPVISRHLLPAFFADDPRAGELAEVGFARKPLFGREGNNVELIAPGGETLAALGGRYGAEGWIVQQLAPLPDFAGPDGPHHPVLGTWVVDGEAAGLGIRESDGLITDDLSFFVPHTIDYVRPPNTTWSA